From the genome of Candidatus Coatesbacteria bacterium, one region includes:
- a CDS encoding HIT domain-containing protein: MTDCIFCKIVAGEIPSEEIHTDDEFYAFSDINPKAPTHVLVIPREHIGGVAETAERPELLGRLLARTVVLARELGLEEDGYRLVINQGRDGGQSVDHLHVHLLGGRALNWPPG, translated from the coding sequence TTGACCGACTGCATCTTCTGCAAGATCGTCGCCGGCGAGATCCCCTCCGAGGAGATCCACACCGACGACGAGTTCTACGCCTTCAGCGACATCAACCCCAAGGCGCCGACCCACGTGCTGGTCATCCCTCGGGAGCACATCGGCGGCGTCGCCGAAACCGCCGAGCGCCCCGAACTCCTCGGTCGCCTGCTGGCCCGGACCGTGGTGCTGGCCCGGGAGTTGGGTCTGGAGGAAGACGGCTATCGGCTGGTGATCAACCAGGGCCGCGACGGCGGCCAGAGTGTCGATCACCTCCACGTCCACCTGCTGGGCGGCCGGGCGCTCAACTGGCCCCCGGGTTAG
- a CDS encoding RsmE family RNA methyltransferase, producing MPDIQERFAFLPRFRYEGPLTAGQRIELEGTEAHHALRVRRLRPGDGLALVDGRGLTARGTIAKLTAHGLAVDLEETARDLGELTRRIILYQALIKHRRFETALAMAVQLGVSAVIPLLCERSVARPNRERLPEYLSRWQRIAWEETKVSERSVTPLVGAPVDTAVALRCGACNHKVMLTPRRGAPGLDRLVEGLQLGEGDRLALLIGPEGDFSPAEREAALEHGCLEASLGERLLRSEVAGVTAVVAALIGLGALEEYH from the coding sequence ATGCCCGATATCCAAGAGCGCTTCGCCTTCCTGCCCCGTTTCCGCTACGAGGGCCCGTTGACGGCCGGTCAGCGGATCGAGCTCGAGGGCACCGAGGCTCATCACGCCCTGCGGGTGCGCCGCCTGCGCCCCGGCGACGGCCTGGCCCTCGTTGACGGCCGCGGCCTGACCGCCAGGGGGACCATCGCCAAGCTGACCGCCCACGGCCTGGCGGTGGATCTCGAGGAGACGGCGCGCGACCTGGGGGAGCTGACCCGCCGAATCATCCTCTATCAGGCCCTGATCAAGCACCGCCGCTTCGAGACGGCCCTGGCGATGGCCGTCCAGTTGGGCGTCTCCGCCGTCATCCCGTTGCTCTGCGAGCGCAGCGTCGCCCGACCCAACCGCGAGCGGCTGCCCGAGTACCTCTCCCGCTGGCAGCGCATCGCCTGGGAGGAGACCAAGGTCAGCGAACGCAGCGTGACGCCCCTGGTCGGCGCCCCGGTGGACACCGCCGTCGCCCTGCGTTGCGGCGCCTGTAACCACAAGGTCATGCTGACCCCCCGTCGCGGGGCGCCGGGCCTGGACCGCCTCGTCGAGGGCTTGCAGCTCGGGGAGGGCGACCGGCTGGCCCTGCTGATCGGACCCGAGGGCGATTTCTCCCCCGCCGAGCGCGAGGCCGCCCTGGAGCACGGCTGCCTGGAGGCCAGCCTGGGCGAGCGCCTGCTGCGCAGCGAGGTAGCCGGCGTCACCGCCGTCGTCGCCGCCCTGATCGGCCTGGGAGCCTTGGAGGAGTATCACTGA
- a CDS encoding SH3 domain-containing protein translates to MRPLRLLPLLLAALAPLSCDGGDGGTTADGTLDLSEAPADTAPPVAERYAEVEDGPLNLRAEPNTQAAVLRQLPARARVEIIETGPLDEYEGVQAPWYEVRTAAGETGYVFGSFLTLDVAPPGNGEPAPPRTLALPEPDPELTAGLSTAAALDAAESARAAGETVEAVDYYLAALNGCDENARAYFELAELYAELEDWKHAVAAGENYIALRPDSFWGHNNLGLFCIRAGDYPRAIAVLERAVKLRPEGGDGVADEALALAYRNLSAAYHANGDPAGARRADERREQL, encoded by the coding sequence ATGCGCCCGCTGCGTTTGCTGCCGCTACTGCTCGCCGCGCTGGCGCCGTTGTCCTGCGACGGCGGTGACGGCGGGACCACCGCCGACGGCACCCTCGACCTGAGCGAGGCCCCGGCGGATACGGCGCCCCCCGTCGCCGAGCGCTACGCCGAGGTCGAGGACGGACCGCTCAACCTGCGCGCCGAGCCGAACACCCAGGCCGCCGTGCTGCGCCAGTTGCCCGCCCGCGCCCGTGTCGAGATCATCGAAACCGGTCCCCTGGACGAGTACGAGGGTGTCCAGGCGCCCTGGTACGAGGTGCGCACCGCCGCCGGGGAGACGGGCTACGTCTTCGGTTCCTTCCTGACCCTGGACGTCGCGCCGCCGGGCAACGGCGAACCCGCCCCGCCGCGGACCCTCGCGCTGCCCGAGCCCGACCCGGAGCTGACCGCCGGGCTGTCGACGGCGGCCGCCCTGGACGCCGCCGAGAGCGCCCGGGCCGCCGGTGAGACCGTCGAGGCCGTCGACTACTACCTGGCCGCCCTCAACGGCTGCGACGAGAACGCCCGGGCCTATTTCGAGCTGGCCGAACTCTACGCCGAACTCGAGGACTGGAAGCACGCCGTCGCCGCCGGGGAAAACTACATCGCCCTGCGACCGGACAGCTTCTGGGGGCACAACAACCTGGGTCTGTTCTGCATCCGCGCCGGGGATTATCCCCGGGCCATCGCCGTCCTCGAACGCGCCGTCAAGCTCCGGCCCGAGGGCGGCGACGGCGTCGCCGACGAGGCCCTGGCCCTGGCCTACCGTAACCTGAGCGCGGCCTACCACGCCAACGGCGATCCCGCCGGCGCGCGACGGGCCGACGAACGCCGGGAACAGCTCTAG
- a CDS encoding inositol monophosphatase: protein MNDQHPPLSRDAAAPLAAEAVDIARRAGKLLRRLFDEPRSVDYKGRIDLVTDADHASEELVLELLAQRFPGHEVLAEETAGGRVPRPDPCPPYLWVIDPLDGTTNYAHGLPVFCVSVGLLVEGRPAVGAVYDPLRDEMFHGGRGLGAFLNEEPIRVSRQVELRRALLATGFPYDLATSSNNNLDNFTRFSYCTQALRRMGSAALDLCYVACGRFDGFWELKLYPWDTTAAASFITEAGGVISDFSGRGYDPFGLEVLACNGLIFDQMTAVIREESPPGEDA, encoded by the coding sequence ATGAACGACCAACACCCGCCGCTGAGCCGCGACGCCGCCGCCCCGCTGGCCGCCGAAGCCGTCGATATCGCCCGCCGGGCCGGCAAGCTACTGCGCCGGCTCTTCGATGAACCCCGCAGCGTGGACTACAAGGGCCGGATCGATCTGGTCACCGACGCCGATCACGCCTCCGAGGAGCTGGTTCTCGAGCTGCTGGCGCAGCGCTTTCCCGGCCATGAGGTCCTGGCCGAGGAGACCGCCGGCGGCCGGGTTCCCCGGCCCGATCCCTGCCCACCCTATCTCTGGGTCATCGACCCCCTCGACGGGACCACCAACTACGCCCACGGCCTGCCCGTGTTCTGCGTTTCGGTGGGCCTGCTGGTCGAGGGTCGTCCCGCCGTCGGCGCCGTCTACGATCCCCTGCGCGACGAGATGTTCCACGGCGGCCGCGGTCTGGGCGCCTTCCTCAACGAGGAACCGATCCGGGTTTCCCGCCAGGTCGAGCTGCGACGAGCCCTGCTGGCCACGGGCTTCCCCTACGACCTGGCCACCAGCAGCAACAACAACCTGGACAACTTCACCCGCTTCAGCTACTGCACCCAGGCCCTGCGCCGGATGGGCTCGGCGGCCCTGGACCTGTGTTACGTCGCCTGCGGGCGCTTCGACGGCTTCTGGGAGCTCAAGCTCTACCCCTGGGACACCACGGCGGCGGCCTCCTTCATCACCGAGGCCGGCGGGGTGATCAGCGACTTCTCCGGCCGGGGTTACGACCCCTTCGGTCTGGAGGTCCTGGCCTGCAACGGTCTGATCTTCGACCAGATGACCGCCGTCATCCGTGAGGAGAGCCCACCGGGGGAGGACGCCTGA
- a CDS encoding AAA family ATPase yields the protein MERLGIFIAKGGTGKTTTSVNLAGCLAARGHRVILVDADPQGGVGNYFRLRPYRGLSELLDGHEADLVRVRNNLIVITAGTGLQEKVERLGPEERGAGVISRLFSRAVERERPSCDFLIFDCPPSYDPLTFSVLRFVDWVLVPISMDYMSAVAGVESINHIRSIRTVDGDPPGILGVVPTFYDRRTRISRAILRLVSEHFGTDGDAPVTATIIRTNTQIKEAPSFGATIFEHAPYSYGAADYDKLADELLLRLGRKETNADGD from the coding sequence ATGGAGCGACTCGGTATCTTCATCGCCAAAGGCGGCACCGGCAAGACGACCACCTCGGTCAATCTGGCCGGCTGCCTGGCGGCCCGGGGGCACAGGGTCATCCTCGTCGACGCCGACCCCCAGGGCGGCGTGGGCAACTACTTCCGCTTGCGGCCCTACCGGGGCCTCAGCGAGCTCCTCGACGGCCATGAGGCCGACCTGGTTCGGGTGCGCAACAACCTGATCGTGATCACCGCCGGGACGGGGCTGCAGGAGAAAGTGGAGCGTCTGGGACCCGAAGAACGCGGCGCCGGAGTGATCAGCCGCCTGTTCAGCCGGGCCGTCGAGCGGGAACGTCCGTCCTGCGACTTCCTGATCTTCGACTGCCCGCCGTCCTACGATCCGTTGACCTTCAGTGTGCTGCGCTTCGTCGATTGGGTACTGGTGCCCATTTCGATGGACTACATGTCCGCGGTCGCCGGGGTGGAATCGATCAACCACATCCGCAGCATCCGCACCGTCGACGGCGATCCGCCGGGGATCCTCGGCGTCGTGCCGACCTTCTACGATCGCCGAACCCGCATCTCCCGGGCCATCCTGCGCCTGGTCAGCGAGCACTTCGGCACCGACGGTGACGCTCCGGTCACCGCGACGATCATCCGCACCAACACCCAGATCAAGGAAGCGCCCAGCTTCGGCGCCACCATCTTCGAGCACGCCCCCTACTCCTACGGCGCCGCCGATTACGACAAGCTGGCCGACGAACTCCTACTGCGTCTGGGCCGGAAAGAAACGAACGCAGACGGGGACTGA